The Alicyclobacillus macrosporangiidus CPP55 genome segment GGCGACGACGGGGACGCGCACGCTCAAGGACGCGACGAACGAGGCCATCCGCCACTGGGTCGAGCACGTGGAGGATACGTATTACATCATCGGGTCCGTGGTCGGCCCCCATCCGTACCCTCGGATCGTGCGGGACTTTCAGCGCGTGATCGGCGATGAGACCAAGCGCCAGATGCTGGAACGGGAAGGACGGCTGCCGGACGCGGTGGTGGCATGCGTCGGCGGCGGAAGCAACGCGATGGGGATGTTCTATCCGTTCATCGAGGACGACTCCGTCCAATTGATTGGGGTCGAGGCGGCGGGAGACGGCCTGGAGACCGAGCGGCACGCGGCGAGCATCGCCCGCGGCCGGCCCGGCGTCCTGCACGGGGCGCTCACGTACCTGCTTCAAGACGAGTACGGACAGGTCACACCGGCGCACTCCATCTCGGCCGGGCTGGATTACCCGGGCATCGGTCCGGAACACGCCTGGCTGCATCAGTCCGGGCGCGCCCGCTACGTGCCCATCACCGATCAGGAGGCGCTCGATGCCTTCTACCTCCTCTCCAAGCTGGAGGGCATCATCCCTGCGCTGGAGAGCGCCCACGCCGTCGCGCAGGCCATCAAGGAGGCTCCGCGCATGGGCCGCGACCAGATCTTGGTCATCTGCCTGTCGGGCCGCGGCGACAAAGACGTGGAACAGATCGCAAAAATGGCGGGAGG includes the following:
- the trpB gene encoding tryptophan synthase subunit beta codes for the protein MPSGGRYPDAYGRFGPFGGRYVPETLMSALHQLEADYLRLSADPGFQEELQYYLTHYSGRPTPLYYAERLTEHLGGARIYLKREDLNHTGAHKINNTIGQALLALKTGKKRVIAETGAGQHGVATATVAARFGLACTVFMGEEDMRRQALNVFRMRMLGAEVVPATTGTRTLKDATNEAIRHWVEHVEDTYYIIGSVVGPHPYPRIVRDFQRVIGDETKRQMLEREGRLPDAVVACVGGGSNAMGMFYPFIEDDSVQLIGVEAAGDGLETERHAASIARGRPGVLHGALTYLLQDEYGQVTPAHSISAGLDYPGIGPEHAWLHQSGRARYVPITDQEALDAFYLLSKLEGIIPALESAHAVAQAIKEAPRMGRDQILVICLSGRGDKDVEQIAKMAGGMADGTD